In a genomic window of uncultured Methanobrevibacter sp.:
- a CDS encoding anaerobic ribonucleoside-triphosphate reductase activating protein — protein sequence MYVGGSVISSVEFHGNMSLVIFMSGCPLTCRYCHNVELLDDSTEKSFDEIKGEIESSADFLDAVVISGGEPLMQTDALIEIFSYVREIGLKTKLDTSGIYPDKIKQLLDLNLLDFVSLDVKTTFSKYRKITGSNVGFQVKKSMELINADENVHLEVRTTYVPTLHTKKDIINLVDEIEADIYTIQQFRNKNVLDPALEKVEVPNPHDLAQLAREVKPYFKGQVKVKSAEFGEQVIE from the coding sequence ATGTATGTTGGAGGATCTGTAATATCTTCTGTTGAATTTCATGGAAATATGTCCCTGGTTATCTTCATGTCAGGATGTCCTTTAACTTGCCGGTATTGCCATAATGTTGAACTGCTGGATGATTCAACTGAAAAATCATTTGATGAGATAAAAGGCGAAATTGAATCTTCAGCTGATTTTTTAGATGCAGTGGTGATTTCCGGAGGCGAACCGTTAATGCAAACTGATGCATTGATTGAAATATTCAGCTATGTTCGTGAAATTGGTCTTAAAACAAAATTGGACACAAGCGGAATTTATCCCGATAAAATCAAACAGCTACTTGATTTGAATTTATTGGATTTTGTTTCACTTGATGTTAAAACAACATTTTCAAAATACAGAAAAATTACAGGTTCCAACGTTGGTTTTCAGGTTAAAAAATCAATGGAACTTATCAATGCGGATGAAAACGTTCATCTGGAAGTAAGAACTACCTATGTTCCAACATTACATACAAAAAAAGACATTATCAATTTAGTCGATGAAATTGAAGCCGACATTTACACTATTCAACAATTCAGAAATAAAAATGTCCTTGATCCTGCTTTGGAAAAAGTCGAAGTACCAAATCCACATGATTTAGCACAGCTGGCTCGTGAAGTCAAGCCATATTTCAAAGGCCAGGTTAAAGTCAAGTCAGCGGAATTCGGAGAACAAGTTATTGAATAA
- a CDS encoding tetratricopeptide repeat protein has protein sequence MPILSFSSNDIDVITGKKTRTIRKAWKTPLKVGDRLYCYWNLVSKEKMKIFEALVTDVENIPFEEIKDNDELARKEGFEDSYDMLREFKKMYGGPIKDSEEFQIIYFKKLHIDEWKGDKIDEKAMITKRADILFDSGKFDKSTMCYDAALRLDPDDVYLLNKQGDNLSRLGKFDEAIECYDKALELEPDNEYILNNKAIALLNAGRIDEAYKASTIAYNYRPSSPIVLYWRGFILEMLGRYDAALRVYDKLIVIDGENPEVWNARGNLLTDMGHLEEAIESFDKAVEVCLDDSEMDASAINRMGNAYIDLGRFDDALECFNKAISLEQYNIDFLLNKGVVLMELGKFEEAVDSFNKVLLRNPDNEDAFFLKEECLENF, from the coding sequence ATGCCGATTTTGTCATTTTCAAGTAATGATATAGATGTAATTACTGGTAAGAAAACAAGAACAATACGCAAAGCATGGAAAACTCCGCTTAAAGTTGGTGACAGACTTTACTGTTATTGGAATTTGGTTTCTAAAGAAAAAATGAAAATCTTTGAAGCTCTGGTAACTGATGTTGAAAACATTCCTTTTGAAGAGATTAAAGATAATGATGAATTGGCCAGAAAGGAAGGTTTTGAAGACTCTTATGACATGTTAAGGGAATTCAAAAAAATGTATGGTGGTCCGATTAAAGATTCTGAGGAATTTCAGATAATCTATTTTAAAAAACTTCACATTGACGAATGGAAAGGCGATAAAATAGATGAAAAGGCAATGATTACCAAAAGGGCAGATATTCTTTTTGACAGCGGCAAGTTCGATAAGTCCACAATGTGCTATGATGCCGCATTAAGGCTTGACCCTGATGATGTTTATCTTCTTAACAAGCAGGGGGATAACCTCTCAAGGCTGGGAAAATTCGATGAAGCCATCGAATGTTATGACAAGGCTTTGGAGTTAGAACCTGATAACGAATATATTCTAAACAATAAAGCTATTGCACTTTTGAATGCCGGAAGAATTGATGAAGCATATAAGGCAAGTACCATTGCCTACAATTACCGGCCGAGCAGTCCTATTGTTCTGTATTGGAGAGGATTTATTTTAGAAATGCTTGGAAGATATGATGCTGCATTGAGGGTTTATGACAAGCTCATTGTAATCGATGGTGAAAATCCGGAAGTGTGGAATGCAAGAGGCAATCTGTTGACTGATATGGGGCATCTGGAAGAAGCTATTGAATCATTTGATAAGGCTGTTGAAGTATGTTTGGATGATTCGGAGATGGATGCAAGTGCAATCAATAGAATGGGTAATGCTTATATTGATTTGGGCAGATTTGATGATGCATTGGAATGTTTTAATAAAGCAATATCATTGGAGCAATACAATATTGATTTTTTACTTAACAAAGGAGTTGTCCTGATGGAATTGGGCAAGTTTGAAGAGGCTGTTGATAGTTTCAACAAAGTATTGCTTAGAAATCCTGATAATGAGGATGCATTTTTCTTAAAAGAAGAGTGTTTGGAAAACTTTTAA
- the glmM gene encoding phosphoglucosamine mutase gives MSDKKRLFGTFGVRRTANDVLTPEFASRLAACYGTQIQGTVAVGGDPRTSTIMLKEAVKAGLLSSGCDVVDLGILPTPGVQYAVRKYYDGGVMITASHNPPKYNGLKFLDEFGIGIPDEMDIAIEKLYFDEEPKRAHWSEIGQIYHNDKIIDEYVDEAISKVDAEAIRDAKLKVVVDCGSGAGCFTAPYLIRKLGCEVTTLNAQADGFFPGRDPEPIEDNLQELISVVKELGADIGLAHDGDADRTICIDEKGNFVLGDKTFTLVEKQMLKENDGGIVVTTVATSQAIYDIAEEYNGEVIATAVGDLLVARKLKDEDGLFGGEENGGLIFPDFVYGRDAVMTVAKILEIVAKEKKPLSELVSELPVYYSSKMKIECPDDEKEFVMNSIADEIKSTTDFELDLTDGVKILKEDGWVIVRPSGTEPIFRCFAESDSQEKADEMTNWGISLIKKYKK, from the coding sequence ATGTCTGATAAAAAACGATTATTTGGAACTTTCGGAGTTAGGAGAACTGCAAATGATGTTTTAACTCCTGAGTTTGCATCAAGACTCGCAGCCTGTTATGGTACACAGATTCAAGGAACCGTAGCTGTTGGAGGAGACCCAAGAACATCAACAATAATGCTAAAAGAAGCAGTTAAAGCTGGACTTTTATCAAGCGGATGCGACGTAGTGGATTTAGGAATCTTACCTACACCAGGCGTCCAATATGCAGTTCGCAAGTATTATGATGGAGGAGTAATGATTACAGCTTCACACAACCCTCCAAAATATAACGGACTTAAATTTTTAGATGAATTTGGTATTGGAATTCCTGATGAAATGGACATTGCAATTGAAAAATTATACTTTGATGAAGAACCTAAAAGAGCACACTGGTCCGAAATAGGTCAAATCTACCACAACGACAAGATTATCGACGAATATGTTGACGAAGCAATCTCCAAGGTAGATGCTGAAGCTATTCGTGATGCTAAACTTAAAGTTGTTGTTGACTGCGGAAGCGGAGCAGGATGCTTTACAGCACCATATCTAATCAGAAAACTCGGTTGTGAAGTTACTACCTTAAATGCACAGGCAGACGGATTTTTCCCAGGTCGTGACCCTGAACCAATTGAAGATAATCTTCAGGAGTTAATCAGTGTCGTTAAGGAATTGGGTGCAGATATCGGTCTTGCACACGACGGTGATGCAGACAGAACAATATGTATTGACGAGAAAGGAAATTTCGTTTTAGGAGACAAAACTTTCACACTTGTTGAAAAGCAAATGCTGAAAGAAAACGATGGAGGAATCGTTGTTACAACAGTTGCAACTTCCCAAGCCATTTATGATATTGCAGAAGAATACAACGGCGAAGTAATTGCCACTGCTGTTGGAGATTTGCTTGTTGCCCGTAAACTTAAAGATGAAGATGGGCTCTTTGGAGGAGAAGAAAACGGAGGATTAATATTTCCGGACTTTGTCTATGGAAGAGATGCAGTAATGACTGTTGCTAAAATCCTGGAAATCGTTGCTAAAGAGAAAAAGCCTTTATCAGAGCTGGTTTCAGAGCTTCCTGTTTATTACTCAAGCAAAATGAAAATAGAATGTCCTGACGATGAAAAGGAATTTGTCATGAACAGTATTGCTGATGAAATCAAAAGCACTACTGACTTTGAGTTAGACTTAACAGACGGTGTTAAAATCCTCAAGGAAGATGGCTGGGTAATTGTCAGACCATCCGGAACTGAACCAATCTTCAGATGCTTTGCAGAGTCAGATTCACAGGAAAAAGCAGATGAGATGACCAATTGGGGAATCAGTTTAATTAAAAAATACAAAAAATAA
- a CDS encoding OB-fold nucleic acid binding domain-containing protein: MEITDDKLLRIALITSLIGIIGLLIFTPTIEVKKVKIKDIDRGMIDEEVNIECVVADIASSKSKSSYFLTINDGTGQMPLIIFENQLAEIQSNNIDINDFKGKKVEVTGKITEYNSDLEMILSSGDSLKIVNK; encoded by the coding sequence ATGGAAATTACAGACGACAAACTTTTAAGAATAGCTTTGATAACTTCACTTATCGGAATTATCGGTCTTCTAATCTTTACTCCGACAATTGAAGTTAAAAAAGTGAAAATTAAGGACATAGACCGTGGAATGATAGATGAAGAAGTCAATATTGAATGTGTGGTGGCTGACATCGCATCTTCAAAATCAAAAAGCAGCTATTTTTTAACTATAAATGACGGCACCGGCCAAATGCCTCTGATAATATTTGAAAATCAGCTTGCAGAAATTCAATCGAATAATATTGATATTAACGACTTTAAAGGCAAAAAAGTAGAGGTTACAGGCAAGATTACTGAATATAATTCTGATTTGGAGATGATATTGTCGAGCGGAGACAGCTTGAAAATTGTTAATAAATGA
- a CDS encoding queuosine precursor transporter produces the protein MFENLSKTELYAMLCGVFTACLIISNIIAGKTFDFFSFTLPCGVVIFPVIYIVNDVLAEVYGYEKARKVILLGFLMNLVAVICYNITIMLPAPVFFENSDAYSIVLGSTFRLLLASFAAYLVGSLVNAKMMVILKKWNEEKLFVRCIVSTLFGEGLDAIIFIFIGFFGTMPLEALLVMILVQALFKTIYEIIVYPLTKIVITKVKGLPEI, from the coding sequence ATGTTTGAAAATCTTTCAAAAACTGAATTGTATGCAATGCTGTGCGGTGTTTTTACGGCATGTCTGATTATCTCAAACATCATTGCAGGTAAAACATTTGATTTTTTCTCGTTTACCTTGCCTTGCGGTGTTGTAATATTTCCAGTAATCTATATTGTTAATGACGTTTTGGCGGAAGTTTACGGCTATGAAAAAGCAAGAAAAGTAATTCTTTTAGGATTTTTAATGAATCTTGTAGCTGTAATCTGTTATAATATTACAATAATGCTTCCTGCTCCAGTATTTTTTGAAAATTCGGATGCATACAGTATTGTTCTTGGATCCACTTTCAGATTATTGCTTGCCAGTTTTGCTGCTTATCTGGTGGGGTCTCTTGTAAATGCTAAGATGATGGTGATTTTGAAAAAGTGGAATGAAGAAAAGCTATTCGTAAGATGTATAGTTTCAACACTCTTCGGTGAAGGACTGGATGCAATAATATTTATTTTCATTGGATTTTTTGGAACAATGCCTCTGGAAGCATTGCTGGTGATGATTTTGGTCCAGGCATTATTTAAAACAATATATGAAATTATTGTCTATCCATTAACTAAGATTGTTATAACTAAAGTTAAAGGATTGCCTGAAATTTAA
- a CDS encoding ATP-dependent DNA ligase — MKYQELVDVYSALEATTKRLEKTEIIAEYLKKLDSDTIEKVGLLILGVVFPAWSSEEIGIGGKLVERAVAEAVGTTQAAVEDAVRDEGDIGLACIKLYAKKSQMTFFSQPLTIDFVFNSLRKLSQISGSRSTNRKIAVILELLSQSSATEAKYLTRTITEELRIGVGDGVVRDAIAQAFNIDKAVVERAQMLTNDFSVVARTAKEEGAAGLEKLNLTPGTPVKPMLAQLAPPLDEIIPEMGCAICETKYDGIRLQVHRNGNEINIFTRRLENITHALPEIVELFNEYLPHNDYIVEGEVIATRDGKPLPFQNILHRVRRKHNVEEAMENVPLKLFLFDVLYYKVPMIDEPLSRRREILEEIVDTSVDEMNLSTMKIGTENNIDELQELFESSIEGGHEGIMIKDCKEPYIPGLRGKKMLKYKAEPETLDMVIIGGTYGIGKRGDFVGSYLVALRDENDDFKSVAYAATGLDDATLEYLTGKMKELEISTKGREIKVEPKIVLEIAFSEIVESPEYETGYSLRFPVVKNIRKDKSPMDADTVERLISMYNTGN, encoded by the coding sequence ATGAAATATCAGGAACTGGTTGACGTTTACTCAGCACTTGAAGCAACAACCAAACGGTTAGAGAAAACAGAAATTATAGCTGAATATCTGAAGAAACTTGACTCAGACACTATTGAAAAAGTCGGATTGTTAATTTTAGGAGTAGTATTTCCGGCATGGAGTTCAGAAGAAATCGGAATTGGCGGAAAATTGGTAGAAAGAGCTGTTGCAGAAGCTGTGGGAACAACACAGGCTGCAGTAGAAGATGCAGTTCGTGACGAAGGAGACATCGGGCTTGCATGCATAAAACTATATGCCAAAAAATCACAGATGACATTTTTTTCACAACCCTTGACAATTGATTTTGTCTTCAATAGCTTACGTAAGCTGTCACAAATCAGCGGTTCAAGATCAACCAACCGTAAAATTGCAGTTATTTTAGAGCTTTTAAGTCAGTCAAGCGCAACCGAAGCAAAATATCTTACAAGAACCATTACTGAAGAGCTTAGAATCGGTGTTGGAGATGGAGTCGTTCGTGACGCAATAGCGCAGGCATTCAACATTGACAAGGCCGTTGTCGAACGTGCACAAATGCTTACAAATGATTTTTCAGTAGTTGCAAGAACAGCTAAAGAGGAAGGTGCAGCAGGTCTTGAAAAACTTAATTTAACACCGGGAACTCCCGTCAAACCAATGCTTGCACAGTTAGCTCCACCCCTTGATGAAATTATTCCCGAGATGGGATGTGCAATCTGTGAGACAAAATACGATGGAATCAGACTGCAGGTCCACAGAAACGGCAATGAAATTAACATATTCACCCGAAGACTGGAAAATATCACTCATGCCCTTCCAGAAATCGTTGAACTCTTCAATGAGTATTTACCCCACAACGACTATATCGTAGAGGGTGAAGTAATAGCTACACGTGACGGAAAGCCTCTGCCTTTCCAGAACATACTGCACCGCGTTAGAAGAAAACACAATGTGGAGGAAGCTATGGAAAATGTTCCATTGAAATTATTCTTATTTGATGTTTTATATTACAAGGTTCCAATGATTGACGAACCACTATCCAGAAGAAGGGAAATTTTAGAAGAAATTGTCGATACATCTGTCGATGAAATGAACCTTAGTACAATGAAAATTGGAACTGAAAACAACATTGACGAGCTTCAGGAACTCTTTGAATCCTCAATTGAAGGAGGACATGAAGGAATCATGATTAAAGACTGCAAGGAACCATATATTCCAGGGCTTAGAGGTAAAAAGATGCTTAAATACAAGGCCGAACCGGAAACACTGGACATGGTCATCATCGGAGGAACATACGGAATAGGAAAAAGAGGGGATTTTGTAGGATCATATCTTGTGGCTCTTAGAGACGAAAATGATGATTTTAAAAGTGTCGCCTATGCCGCAACAGGCCTTGATGATGCAACCCTTGAATACTTAACAGGAAAAATGAAAGAGCTTGAAATTTCAACCAAAGGCCGTGAAATCAAAGTAGAGCCAAAAATAGTATTGGAGATTGCATTTTCAGAGATCGTAGAATCTCCAGAGTATGAAACAGGTTACTCATTAAGATTCCCTGTTGTCAAAAATATACGAAAGGACAAAAGTCCTATGGATGCAGACACTGTCGAGAGACTCATTTCCATGTACAACACAGGAAATTAA
- the thiC gene encoding phosphomethylpyrimidine synthase, with translation MTQKSEAQKGNITPEMEFVAEYENIDVNKLARLIDKGLVVIPKNINGHSKPCGIGEGLKTKINANIGSSSKIDDIELEINKAKLAQEYGADALMDLSTGSDLKLFRQKIMQAVDLCIGTVPIYEAGVVTLAKNKEIIDMDPDDIFKAIENQAKEGVDFMTLHCGITKDLVQKLKDANRMMGIVSRGGTFMASWINHNDLENPLYENYDYLLELSYEYDITLSLGDGLRPGCLADASDIPQIQELVNLGGLVKRAQDANVQVMVEGPGHMPLNQIKANMEIQKTICHGAPFYVLGPLVTDIAPGYDHITGAIGGAIAAASGANFLCYVTPAEHLSLPSLEDVKEGVVASKIAAEAADVAKGLDSAWTREKAMAKARKEFDWEKQFDLALDKSKPRKYRDKCELDDDEMCAMCGEYCAVKIAKGDF, from the coding sequence GATGTAAATAAATTAGCTAGATTAATAGATAAGGGATTAGTAGTAATTCCTAAAAATATCAATGGTCACTCAAAACCTTGCGGAATTGGAGAAGGCCTTAAAACAAAAATTAATGCAAATATCGGTTCATCATCAAAGATTGATGATATAGAACTTGAAATCAACAAAGCAAAACTGGCTCAGGAATATGGTGCCGATGCACTTATGGACTTGTCAACAGGTTCAGATTTGAAATTATTCAGACAAAAAATCATGCAGGCCGTTGATTTATGTATTGGAACTGTTCCAATCTACGAAGCGGGAGTTGTAACACTCGCAAAAAATAAAGAGATAATTGACATGGATCCTGATGACATTTTTAAAGCCATTGAAAATCAGGCAAAAGAGGGAGTGGACTTCATGACGCTCCATTGCGGAATTACAAAAGACCTTGTTCAAAAGCTTAAGGATGCAAACAGAATGATGGGAATTGTAAGTCGTGGAGGAACTTTCATGGCCTCCTGGATTAACCATAATGATTTGGAAAACCCGTTATATGAAAATTACGATTATCTTCTGGAATTATCCTATGAATATGACATTACATTATCATTAGGTGACGGTCTAAGACCCGGATGTCTGGCCGATGCAAGCGATATCCCTCAAATTCAAGAGCTTGTAAATCTTGGAGGTCTTGTAAAAAGAGCCCAGGATGCCAATGTTCAGGTAATGGTTGAAGGACCTGGCCACATGCCTTTAAATCAGATTAAGGCAAATATGGAAATTCAAAAAACAATTTGTCACGGAGCCCCATTTTACGTATTGGGGCCTCTTGTAACTGATATTGCACCAGGCTATGACCATATTACAGGGGCAATCGGCGGAGCGATTGCAGCTGCATCAGGTGCAAATTTCCTATGTTATGTAACCCCTGCGGAGCACTTGTCACTTCCAAGTCTTGAAGATGTTAAAGAAGGAGTTGTTGCATCAAAAATAGCTGCTGAAGCAGCAGATGTTGCAAAAGGTCTTGACTCAGCATGGACTCGGGAAAAAGCAATGGCAAAAGCAAGAAAAGAATTTGACTGGGAAAAACAGTTTGATCTTGCTTTGGATAAATCAAAGCCTAGAAAATACCGTGACAAATGTGAACTTGACGATGATGAGATGTGTGCAATGTGTGGAGAATATTGTGCCGTCAAGATTGCCAAAGGTGATTTTTAA